From a region of the Mycobacterium sp. SMC-8 genome:
- a CDS encoding phage major capsid protein, with translation MAVSTTSATELTQEQVAKILVKPLEEAAKFLAAGPRIFDTASPLRIPKLGGPTVVNWVGENEQIPEANPDFDEIELLPSTMKSLKTLTRYSNELARQSVVALDAALRDRLVTDVAAKLDSQLFSAAGDGVVTPQGLFAWAGTQTLAINGILELDDLHDAEAMALGENVNPAGLRWLMTSRDLIDLRKIKATDGNYIVQPDVTAAGGYTLLGHPVIVSNRVPDDTAPTPDTGRAALVDFSQVAVARDVAPSVKILDQTFGDYDQMAIRVVARYDAKPLNPEAVIKLTGITI, from the coding sequence ATGGCCGTAAGTACCACTAGCGCAACCGAACTCACTCAAGAGCAAGTCGCAAAGATTCTGGTTAAGCCGCTTGAGGAAGCTGCAAAATTCCTCGCCGCTGGACCTCGCATTTTCGACACCGCTTCCCCGCTGCGCATCCCGAAATTGGGTGGCCCGACTGTCGTCAACTGGGTCGGTGAGAACGAACAGATCCCCGAAGCGAATCCCGACTTTGACGAGATTGAGCTTTTGCCGTCCACGATGAAATCGTTGAAGACGCTGACGCGGTATTCCAACGAACTGGCCCGCCAGAGCGTCGTTGCGTTGGACGCCGCGCTTCGGGATCGCCTCGTCACAGACGTCGCGGCCAAACTCGATTCTCAACTCTTCTCGGCTGCGGGCGATGGCGTAGTGACGCCGCAGGGACTTTTCGCGTGGGCCGGAACTCAGACGTTGGCGATCAACGGCATTCTTGAACTGGACGATCTGCACGACGCCGAAGCGATGGCCCTGGGCGAAAACGTCAACCCCGCTGGGCTCCGATGGCTGATGACCTCACGCGACTTGATTGATCTTCGGAAAATCAAGGCAACTGACGGAAACTACATCGTGCAACCCGACGTGACTGCCGCTGGCGGTTACACGCTTCTGGGCCATCCCGTAATCGTGTCTAATCGCGTTCCTGACGACACCGCGCCGACTCCCGATACCGGACGCGCCGCGTTGGTCGATTTTTCCCAAGTTGCGGTTGCGCGCGATGTTGCGCCGAGTGTGAAGATTCTCGATCAGACGTTTGGCGACTATGACCAAATGGCGATTCGCGTCGTCGCCCGGTATGACGCGAAGCCGCTCAACCCTGAAGCGGTTATCAAGTTGACCGGGATCACGATCTGA
- the xerC gene encoding tyrosine recombinase XerC encodes MNRRNWGKIKKQPTKKPTYQASFIGPDGQRHYAPTTFTSKSFAEGWLSNEQIGVEMATVSGQRWKPPAERANEKKAEVIRLSQYGKTVIDQRKLSARTRIEYEAKWSQLIEPKLGNVAVRELTPTAVRAWFSGLGDEHPTRNGHAYGILSMICNTAVRDGLLERNPCQIVGASNPKPKKVVKIPTTVELHAIADKLAADERTAKFAALVLLAGWCGMRFGEVSELRRKDFDDNCEVVTLSRSVTHRLGRVCLM; translated from the coding sequence GTGAATCGCCGCAACTGGGGGAAGATCAAAAAGCAGCCGACGAAAAAGCCGACATATCAGGCATCATTCATCGGCCCAGACGGACAGCGGCACTACGCACCAACCACGTTCACGTCGAAATCGTTCGCTGAAGGATGGCTGTCAAACGAACAGATCGGCGTCGAGATGGCGACTGTCAGCGGACAGCGTTGGAAGCCGCCAGCCGAACGCGCGAACGAGAAAAAAGCCGAAGTGATCCGACTCTCGCAGTACGGCAAAACCGTAATCGATCAACGCAAGCTCAGCGCCCGAACGCGGATCGAGTACGAAGCGAAATGGTCACAACTGATCGAGCCGAAACTAGGAAACGTCGCGGTACGTGAGCTGACGCCAACTGCGGTGCGCGCATGGTTTTCCGGTTTGGGCGATGAGCACCCAACGCGAAACGGACACGCGTACGGAATCTTGAGCATGATTTGCAACACCGCTGTCAGGGATGGATTGCTAGAACGCAACCCGTGTCAGATCGTCGGTGCGTCGAATCCAAAGCCGAAAAAGGTGGTCAAAATCCCGACCACGGTCGAACTGCATGCCATCGCTGACAAGCTCGCAGCCGATGAGCGCACAGCGAAATTTGCGGCATTGGTGCTTCTAGCCGGTTGGTGTGGCATGCGATTTGGCGAAGTGTCAGAACTTCGCCGCAAGGATTTTGACGACAACTGCGAAGTTGTCACGCTGAGCCGCAGCGTCACGCATCGTCTAGGGCGTGTCTGCTTAATGTGA
- a CDS encoding pyridoxamine 5'-phosphate oxidase family protein, translating to MPPPSTRISRLAEKQRASRAELNALLDATPLATIALVRDGHPVAFPTGFARVEDSVVIHGSTGSPWMRAVADGAAVAVSVTTLDAVVVARSAFESSFHYRSAVLFGTFEVVDAEQKVADLEALTDTFIPGRVAELRPSSRKELAATMVLRLAIADGNWSLKVSDGWPDDPEEDIAAGAWAGVVPVSTGYGEPRRAPDCPADVPMPQSVLAMTGEAIRRRP from the coding sequence ATGCCTCCGCCCTCGACCCGGATTTCCCGCCTCGCCGAGAAACAGCGCGCGTCTCGCGCGGAGCTGAACGCGCTGCTCGACGCCACCCCGCTGGCGACGATAGCTCTGGTGCGTGACGGCCATCCGGTGGCTTTCCCCACCGGATTCGCCCGCGTCGAGGACTCGGTGGTGATCCATGGCTCCACCGGGTCGCCGTGGATGCGCGCCGTCGCCGACGGGGCCGCGGTGGCGGTGTCGGTGACGACGCTGGACGCAGTAGTGGTGGCGCGCAGCGCGTTCGAGTCGTCGTTCCACTACCGCAGCGCGGTGCTGTTCGGGACGTTCGAGGTGGTCGATGCCGAGCAGAAGGTCGCAGACCTGGAAGCACTGACCGACACCTTCATCCCGGGGCGGGTGGCCGAGCTGCGCCCCAGCAGCCGCAAGGAACTGGCCGCCACCATGGTGTTGCGGCTCGCGATCGCTGACGGCAACTGGTCGCTGAAGGTGAGCGACGGCTGGCCCGACGACCCCGAGGAGGACATCGCCGCGGGCGCCTGGGCCGGCGTGGTGCCGGTGAGCACCGGCTACGGAGAGCCCCGGCGCGCCCCCGACTGCCCCGCGGACGTGCCGATGCCGCAGTCGGTGCTGGCGATGACAGGCGAAGCGATCCGTCGCAGGCCTTAG
- a CDS encoding YlcI/YnfO family protein — protein MKDKLISVRIPDDLRDRIRAQARAEGVTMSAYVRRLISDIVAATRPMR, from the coding sequence ATGAAAGACAAGCTGATTAGCGTGCGAATACCTGATGATCTGCGCGACCGGATTAGGGCACAAGCACGCGCCGAGGGCGTGACAATGAGTGCATATGTTCGGCGGCTGATCAGTGATATAGTGGCGGCAACGCGCCCGATGCGCTAA
- a CDS encoding bifunctional DNA primase/polymerase has product MAYAKAGLYVLPVARGKHPGSYVGKGWPDQSTTDADQISDWWDRWPDAGIAIHAGPSGLTFFDLDRDRIPAELSWLKTGIVQFSRAANLNSDRGHYGFYTGDEIFTSGDLTTSDGKSVGDIRSGNSVVIAAPSQHMKSADGGQYRWRTEDISSAIPKLPSEARKHLRLLGTRKRSNNPDNTAMAGYVVEASDEAVSESIAKWQNESRPKSLTAIASWIKSAETATRNRTRDGLRVAAAESRIGFYPLADAITQIRQAMIASYEARGESDKFDEGEFQRLVKNGVGCAMTRETDEISAEANRDYGSHHVASDFEDDVARELRNLEIRAEARKRFDGSRRAPFARSVTNLTSFLAQPSNPTPMRIEKLMPDGGRVVFSAPYKAGKTTTVGNLIRSLVDGDRFLDVFEVKKPAQRLVLIDNELSADMVRDWIRDQGIRNTDAVADVICLRGEVSMFDILNKERRGEWAKWLRELGCDYLIFDCLRPVLDALGLDENHDAGRFLTAFDELLAEAGTGGDATIVHHMGHSGERSRGDSRIQDWPDAIWKIVRQDPSDETSQRYFSATGRDVEVSEGQLIYDKATRHLTYSNTNRSESKQQIKASAAHGQILLLLKQAGKDGLSAKSIEDQAIKVPTVTRQAVRSALEQGEKSGELAAWKGNRNANMYALGSIGADDD; this is encoded by the coding sequence TTGGCTTACGCCAAAGCTGGCCTCTACGTTCTGCCCGTTGCGCGCGGCAAGCATCCCGGCAGTTACGTCGGTAAGGGTTGGCCGGATCAAAGCACAACGGACGCCGATCAGATTTCCGATTGGTGGGATCGCTGGCCCGACGCCGGTATCGCGATCCATGCTGGCCCGTCTGGACTGACGTTTTTCGATCTGGACAGAGACAGGATTCCCGCTGAGCTGTCGTGGCTCAAAACGGGAATTGTGCAGTTCTCCCGTGCGGCGAATCTGAACAGCGACCGCGGACACTATGGGTTTTACACCGGAGACGAGATTTTCACTTCCGGTGATCTGACGACGAGCGACGGTAAATCTGTCGGCGACATTCGTTCGGGTAATTCAGTTGTGATCGCAGCGCCGTCACAGCACATGAAATCTGCCGATGGCGGCCAATACCGTTGGCGCACAGAAGATATCAGTTCTGCGATTCCGAAACTGCCCAGTGAAGCGCGCAAACATCTGCGTCTGCTCGGTACTCGAAAACGCAGCAACAACCCAGACAACACCGCCATGGCGGGGTATGTGGTTGAGGCCAGCGACGAAGCAGTCAGTGAATCAATCGCAAAGTGGCAAAACGAATCTCGCCCAAAGTCGCTAACAGCAATTGCAAGCTGGATTAAGAGCGCAGAAACCGCAACGCGAAATCGGACGCGTGATGGGCTGCGCGTCGCAGCGGCAGAGTCGCGCATCGGTTTCTATCCGCTGGCAGACGCGATCACTCAGATTCGTCAGGCCATGATCGCGAGCTACGAAGCGCGCGGGGAATCTGACAAGTTCGATGAGGGCGAGTTTCAGCGTCTTGTGAAAAACGGCGTCGGTTGCGCGATGACGCGAGAGACCGACGAGATTTCAGCCGAAGCGAACCGCGACTACGGTTCGCACCACGTAGCGAGCGATTTTGAAGACGACGTAGCGCGCGAACTTCGCAACCTTGAAATTCGCGCCGAAGCGAGGAAGCGATTCGACGGCAGTAGGCGTGCACCCTTTGCCCGATCTGTGACCAACTTGACGAGCTTTCTAGCCCAACCGTCGAATCCGACGCCGATGCGGATTGAAAAGCTCATGCCTGACGGTGGTCGCGTCGTGTTCTCGGCACCCTACAAAGCGGGCAAGACGACCACAGTCGGAAACCTCATCCGCTCACTGGTCGATGGTGATCGATTTCTCGATGTCTTCGAAGTGAAAAAGCCTGCGCAACGGTTGGTGCTGATCGACAACGAGCTGTCTGCGGACATGGTTAGGGACTGGATTCGTGACCAGGGCATCCGCAACACGGACGCCGTCGCAGACGTGATTTGTTTGCGCGGCGAAGTGTCCATGTTTGACATTCTAAATAAAGAACGTCGGGGCGAGTGGGCGAAGTGGTTGCGTGAACTTGGTTGCGATTACCTGATTTTCGATTGTTTGCGGCCAGTTCTCGACGCACTGGGACTAGACGAAAATCACGACGCCGGAAGGTTTCTCACTGCTTTCGATGAGTTGCTGGCCGAAGCAGGCACAGGCGGCGACGCAACGATTGTTCACCACATGGGCCATAGCGGCGAGCGCTCGCGCGGTGACAGCAGGATTCAGGACTGGCCGGATGCAATCTGGAAGATCGTGCGGCAGGACCCCAGCGACGAAACATCGCAACGCTACTTTTCCGCTACTGGGCGTGATGTCGAAGTGTCCGAAGGGCAGTTGATCTACGACAAGGCCACTCGACATTTGACATATTCCAACACGAATCGAAGCGAATCAAAGCAACAAATAAAAGCGTCCGCTGCGCACGGACAAATCCTGTTGCTACTTAAGCAGGCCGGAAAAGACGGTCTGAGTGCAAAATCCATCGAAGACCAGGCGATCAAGGTTCCTACCGTCACGCGCCAAGCTGTCAGAAGCGCGCTAGAGCAAGGGGAAAAATCGGGAGAACTCGCAGCCTGGAAAGGGAATCGCAATGCGAATATGTATGCACTTGGTTCAATTGGGGCCGACGATGATTGA
- a CDS encoding tyrosine-type recombinase/integrase, translated as MRSSSITASAINRHYLDDDGSRCRIKVGTKNDEQRTVTIPPHIRDAVKAHLAQHVGKSPDALLFAPVRGGCHLNDRVFNKDVFQKAAQAVGREDDLSAHDLRRFAGTQNASVSTLAENMARLGHKTVQAAMRYQHSVSGRDAEIAAALSVNALAKLEDAKPQG; from the coding sequence CTGCGATCATCATCTATCACCGCGTCCGCAATTAACAGACACTACCTAGACGACGACGGCTCACGGTGCCGTATCAAAGTCGGAACCAAGAACGACGAACAGCGCACGGTGACGATTCCGCCGCATATCCGCGATGCCGTGAAAGCGCATCTTGCGCAGCATGTCGGCAAGAGTCCCGATGCTCTGCTGTTCGCGCCTGTACGCGGCGGCTGTCATCTCAATGACCGGGTTTTCAACAAAGACGTGTTTCAGAAAGCCGCGCAGGCGGTTGGGCGGGAGGATGATCTGAGCGCGCACGATCTGCGTCGTTTCGCCGGTACTCAGAACGCGTCCGTTTCGACGCTGGCCGAAAACATGGCTCGCCTCGGTCATAAAACGGTGCAAGCTGCGATGCGCTATCAGCACAGCGTCTCAGGCCGCGATGCGGAGATTGCAGCGGCTCTGAGCGTCAACGCGTTGGCAAAACTTGAGGATGCCAAACCGCAGGGTTGA
- a CDS encoding phage portal protein yields the protein MTIPLVPITAEDYLLKLLHKLDEPLARYSTIDLYYSGNQPLAFLSPESRIALGNRFGRMASNIPRLAVTALTERLQLTGFSDPALWPEWLRNDMDLLSNVAHREALLFGDSYVMVWADSLGRPKVTVESAKQVSCLFDPGTREITAAVKRWETETTTEAVLYLPDRIIRFSANHTGAMLGFEVVDEVPNPLGIVPVVNLRNSDRILDDYGASEIDDLMPLVDGLNKSLADMLVTSEYVGRPRRWATGIELEERPVIDSDGNPVVDDDGEPVTEAVNPFPEGNRMMISEAENAKIGQLSAADLGGYEASVRVMLGQIMAVSTLPAHYVGVFTDNPASADALRASEASLTARAEARQSTFGRAWEKVAKLMLAVLDQVPPEATDDVVVFWSEAGTRSMAQEADAAVKLFEVGLLPRGFTLRKLGYSDEEILEIEAEVRYDELTKAEPPDDAIPTEEIPVTE from the coding sequence GTGACCATTCCGTTAGTTCCGATTACGGCAGAAGACTATCTTCTGAAACTTCTGCATAAATTGGATGAGCCGTTGGCGCGATATTCGACAATTGATCTTTACTATTCTGGAAATCAGCCGTTGGCGTTCCTCTCGCCGGAATCGCGGATTGCGTTGGGCAACCGCTTCGGTCGCATGGCGTCGAACATTCCGCGCCTGGCGGTCACAGCGCTGACTGAGCGGCTGCAACTGACGGGTTTTTCCGATCCGGCGCTGTGGCCTGAGTGGCTGCGCAACGACATGGACCTTTTGAGCAACGTCGCCCATCGTGAAGCGCTGCTTTTCGGCGATTCCTACGTGATGGTTTGGGCGGATTCGCTTGGGAGACCGAAAGTTACGGTTGAAAGTGCCAAACAGGTCAGTTGCTTGTTCGATCCTGGCACGCGTGAAATCACGGCTGCGGTGAAGCGCTGGGAGACCGAAACGACAACCGAAGCGGTTCTGTATCTGCCAGATCGAATCATCCGCTTTTCGGCCAACCACACAGGCGCAATGCTCGGTTTCGAGGTAGTTGACGAAGTGCCGAATCCGCTGGGAATCGTGCCCGTGGTCAACCTCCGGAACTCAGATCGGATTTTGGACGACTACGGCGCCAGCGAGATTGACGATCTGATGCCACTCGTAGACGGATTGAACAAGAGTCTTGCCGACATGCTCGTCACGAGCGAGTACGTGGGCAGGCCACGACGCTGGGCTACCGGAATCGAACTTGAGGAACGCCCGGTAATCGATTCTGACGGAAACCCGGTTGTTGACGATGACGGCGAGCCGGTGACAGAAGCGGTCAACCCGTTTCCCGAAGGCAACCGGATGATGATTTCAGAAGCGGAGAACGCGAAAATCGGTCAGTTGTCCGCAGCCGATCTTGGCGGATACGAGGCGTCGGTTCGTGTCATGTTGGGTCAAATCATGGCTGTGTCAACGCTTCCCGCGCATTACGTGGGCGTGTTCACGGACAATCCGGCGAGTGCTGATGCGTTGCGAGCGTCTGAAGCGTCGTTGACCGCCCGCGCCGAAGCACGGCAATCCACGTTCGGTCGCGCATGGGAGAAAGTCGCAAAGCTGATGCTCGCTGTTCTCGATCAGGTTCCGCCGGAAGCGACTGACGACGTTGTGGTGTTTTGGTCCGAAGCTGGAACGCGCAGCATGGCTCAAGAGGCGGACGCCGCTGTGAAACTTTTCGAAGTTGGGCTACTCCCACGCGGGTTCACTCTGCGCAAGCTCGGATATTCCGACGAAGAGATACTAGAAATCGAAGCCGAGGTCAGATACGACGAATTGACCAAGGCCGAACCGCCCGATGACGCAATACCAACTGAAGAGATTCCCGTAACCGAGTAA
- a CDS encoding DUF6431 domain-containing protein, whose amino-acid sequence MIVARTGELAEKLLAAGELRCPRCRDGQLTSWGYGRRRSVRDHDGTTITVRPRRTRCRSCSSTHIVMPAALQPRHADTTAVIGTALLHKANGLGHRRIAATMGRPVSTVRRWLRRLPPEHLDRLARDGTEQLLALDPDTFTALRYRGNMLHHALSLLSAAAYWDRRRYALGEPPWTLIGMYTRGRLLAPPG is encoded by the coding sequence GTGATCGTCGCGCGCACCGGCGAACTGGCCGAGAAACTGCTCGCCGCCGGCGAACTCCGCTGCCCGCGGTGCCGCGACGGCCAGCTGACTTCTTGGGGCTACGGCAGGCGGCGCTCCGTGCGCGATCACGACGGGACCACGATCACGGTGCGCCCCCGCCGCACGCGATGCCGGTCCTGCTCGTCAACGCATATCGTGATGCCCGCCGCTCTGCAGCCACGCCATGCCGACACCACCGCAGTGATTGGAACAGCATTGCTGCACAAAGCAAATGGACTCGGACACCGGCGTATCGCGGCGACCATGGGGCGGCCGGTGTCCACCGTGCGCCGCTGGCTTCGCCGACTACCGCCAGAGCACCTGGACCGTCTCGCACGCGACGGGACCGAGCAGCTGCTCGCCCTGGACCCCGACACGTTCACCGCGCTGCGCTACCGAGGGAACATGTTGCACCACGCGCTGTCGCTGTTGTCGGCAGCGGCCTACTGGGACCGCCGCCGCTACGCCCTCGGTGAGCCGCCGTGGACCCTGATCGGGATGTACACCCGCGGCCGCCTTCTGGCGCCACCCGGCTGA
- a CDS encoding terminase large subunit domain-containing protein, with product MPDDRAERREVFIEAFLITPRGIGAKAPFNLRLFQREIIQGAFAPGIRTGLVSIARANGKTMLAAALSLAEMFTGPPSAEVLVVASDQRQANITLKYARRMVELNPVLAERVQVYQDRLYLPENDASLLLLPAEPGALHGHDPSLMLVDELHVVTEEVWEAVTSVSGKRPESLTLAISTPADSADSVMWRLVEHGRSGTDASFYFREFAAPDGCAVDDREAWRAANPALADPEPFLSEDGLESVLKTIREPVFRQLRLGQWITGVNAWLPFGAWADCKKPRIVKPNERVVFAFDGSASGDSTALVGCTLDGYIWLQGIWENPGDRGWRVPREEVSFAVDLAFRDFNVVELACDPWGWQSEIEQWAQKHGETKVLEWNTAAAQRMGPGTDRLYQAVMTKAVTHDGNPDLAAHIEHCVAKRTPMGDLVSKDKKNSPRKIDAAVAAIVAYDRAAWHSKKTTKKRAVSFAS from the coding sequence TTGCCTGATGATCGCGCAGAACGCAGAGAGGTATTTATCGAAGCGTTCCTTATCACGCCGCGCGGAATTGGCGCAAAAGCGCCATTCAATCTGCGACTTTTCCAACGTGAAATTATTCAGGGTGCGTTTGCGCCAGGAATCCGTACGGGACTGGTGAGCATCGCGCGCGCGAACGGAAAGACGATGTTGGCCGCTGCGCTGAGTTTGGCTGAAATGTTCACGGGACCGCCGAGCGCCGAGGTACTAGTGGTCGCGTCAGATCAGCGCCAAGCTAACATTACGCTGAAATATGCCAGACGCATGGTTGAGCTGAATCCTGTTCTCGCAGAACGTGTTCAGGTCTACCAAGATCGGCTGTATCTGCCGGAAAACGATGCATCGCTACTTCTGCTTCCCGCTGAGCCTGGCGCTTTGCATGGGCATGACCCGTCGCTGATGCTCGTTGACGAACTGCACGTGGTCACCGAAGAGGTTTGGGAAGCTGTCACGTCGGTGTCTGGCAAGCGGCCCGAGAGTCTGACTCTGGCGATTTCGACGCCGGCCGATTCCGCCGATTCGGTGATGTGGCGTCTTGTCGAACACGGCAGATCGGGTACTGACGCATCGTTCTACTTTCGCGAGTTCGCCGCCCCTGACGGCTGCGCTGTTGACGACCGCGAAGCCTGGCGGGCTGCAAACCCGGCGCTGGCCGATCCTGAACCGTTCCTCTCCGAAGATGGCTTGGAAAGCGTTTTGAAGACGATTCGTGAGCCAGTTTTTCGCCAGTTGAGACTTGGACAGTGGATCACTGGCGTTAATGCGTGGTTGCCGTTTGGCGCGTGGGCTGATTGTAAAAAGCCGCGAATAGTCAAACCGAATGAACGCGTTGTTTTCGCTTTCGACGGTTCTGCATCTGGCGACAGCACCGCCCTGGTGGGATGCACTCTCGATGGCTATATCTGGCTGCAAGGAATTTGGGAAAATCCCGGTGATCGCGGTTGGCGGGTCCCGCGCGAAGAAGTTTCATTTGCGGTTGATTTAGCGTTTCGCGATTTCAACGTGGTCGAGTTGGCGTGTGATCCGTGGGGTTGGCAATCTGAGATTGAGCAGTGGGCTCAAAAGCACGGTGAGACAAAGGTTTTGGAGTGGAACACAGCTGCTGCGCAACGCATGGGACCGGGAACCGACCGCCTGTATCAGGCAGTGATGACCAAAGCTGTCACGCACGACGGCAACCCTGATCTGGCTGCGCATATCGAACATTGCGTGGCTAAGCGCACGCCGATGGGCGATTTGGTCAGCAAGGATAAGAAGAACTCGCCGCGTAAGATTGACGCCGCTGTGGCCGCAATTGTGGCGTACGATAGGGCTGCTTGGCATTCGAAAAAGACCACCAAGAAGCGCGCAGTTAGTTTTGCATCCTAG
- the argS gene encoding arginine--tRNA ligase: MTPADLAELLKATAAAVLAEHGLDAAALPATVTVERPRNPEHGDYATNLALQLGKKVGVNPRELAGWLAAALADKDGIAAAEVAGPGFVNLRIEASAQNVIVGDVIAAAAGYGHSAVLGGQKVNLEFVSANPTGPIHIGGTRWAAVGDALGRLLSTQGAEVVREYYFNDHGAQIDRFTNSLIAAAKGEPTPEDGYAGTYIADIAAQVLANEPGALTLPEAEMRETFRSIGVNLMFDHIKESLHEFGTDFDVYTHEDSMHTSGRVEQAIAKLRETGSIYEKDGAVWLRTTDFGDDKDRVVIKSDGQPAYIAGDLAYFLDKRKRGFDLCIYMLGADHHGYIARLKAAAAALGDDPDTVEVLIGQMVNLLRDGQPVRMSKRAGTVITLDDLVDAIGVDAARYALIRSSVDTPIDIDLELWSSASNENPVYYVQYAHARLSALARNAAELGVVADTAHLDLLTHDKEGTLIRNIGEFPRVLRTAANLREPHRVSRYLEDLAGDYHRFYDSCRVLPQGDEAPGELHAARLALCAATRQVIANGLAILGVSAPERM, from the coding sequence GTGACCCCCGCCGATCTGGCCGAGCTGCTCAAGGCCACCGCTGCCGCGGTGCTGGCCGAGCACGGCCTCGACGCCGCCGCGCTGCCCGCCACCGTCACCGTCGAGCGTCCGCGTAACCCCGAGCACGGTGATTACGCGACCAACCTCGCGCTGCAACTCGGCAAGAAGGTCGGCGTCAACCCCCGCGAGCTGGCCGGCTGGCTGGCCGCCGCGCTGGCCGACAAGGACGGCATCGCCGCGGCCGAGGTCGCCGGTCCGGGCTTTGTGAACCTGCGCATCGAGGCGTCCGCGCAGAACGTGATCGTCGGCGACGTGATCGCCGCGGCCGCCGGCTACGGGCACTCCGCGGTCCTCGGCGGCCAGAAGGTGAACCTGGAGTTCGTCTCGGCCAACCCGACCGGCCCGATCCACATCGGTGGCACCCGCTGGGCCGCCGTCGGTGACGCGCTCGGCCGGCTGCTGAGCACGCAGGGCGCCGAGGTGGTGCGCGAGTACTACTTCAACGACCACGGCGCGCAGATCGACCGCTTCACCAACTCGCTGATCGCGGCTGCCAAGGGTGAGCCGACCCCCGAGGACGGATACGCCGGTACCTACATCGCCGACATCGCCGCGCAGGTCCTGGCCAACGAACCCGGGGCGCTGACACTGCCCGAGGCCGAGATGCGGGAGACGTTCCGGTCGATCGGGGTGAACCTGATGTTCGACCACATCAAGGAATCGCTGCACGAGTTCGGCACCGACTTCGACGTCTACACCCACGAAGACTCGATGCACACGTCCGGCCGTGTCGAGCAGGCCATCGCCAAGTTGCGCGAGACCGGCAGCATCTACGAGAAGGACGGTGCGGTCTGGCTGCGCACCACCGACTTCGGTGACGACAAGGACCGCGTCGTCATCAAGAGTGACGGCCAGCCCGCCTACATCGCCGGTGATCTCGCGTATTTCCTGGACAAGCGCAAGCGCGGCTTCGACCTGTGCATCTACATGCTCGGCGCCGACCATCACGGCTACATCGCCCGGCTCAAGGCGGCCGCGGCGGCTCTGGGTGACGACCCCGACACTGTCGAGGTGCTCATCGGCCAGATGGTCAACCTGCTCCGCGACGGGCAGCCGGTCCGGATGAGTAAGCGCGCGGGCACCGTGATCACGCTCGACGACCTGGTCGACGCCATCGGGGTCGACGCGGCGCGCTACGCGCTGATCCGCAGCTCGGTGGACACCCCGATCGACATCGACCTGGAGCTGTGGTCCTCGGCGTCCAACGAGAACCCGGTCTACTACGTGCAGTACGCGCACGCCCGCCTCTCGGCATTGGCCCGCAACGCCGCCGAACTGGGCGTCGTCGCCGACACCGCACACCTGGACCTGCTCACCCACGACAAGGAGGGCACGCTGATCCGCAACATCGGCGAGTTCCCCCGGGTACTCAGGACCGCGGCGAATCTGCGTGAACCGCACCGTGTTTCGCGTTACCTGGAGGATCTGGCCGGGGATTACCACCGGTTCTACGACTCGTGCCGGGTGCTGCCCCAGGGCGACGAGGCCCCCGGCGAGCTGCACGCGGCGCGGCTGGCGCTGTGCGCGGCGACCCGCCAGGTCATCGCCAACGGACTGGCCATCCTGGGCGTCAGCGCCCCGGAGCGGATGTGA
- a CDS encoding helix-turn-helix domain-containing protein: protein MAKSAIPRRFVNTVEAAEYFGVHPNTIRNWLAKGAIKAHRSPGGRQYMFELKELETLVSGTNA, encoded by the coding sequence ATGGCAAAATCAGCTATTCCTCGCCGCTTTGTAAACACGGTCGAAGCTGCCGAATATTTCGGAGTCCATCCGAACACTATTCGCAATTGGCTTGCAAAAGGTGCGATAAAAGCGCACCGCTCGCCTGGCGGACGGCAATACATGTTCGAGCTTAAAGAGCTTGAAACGCTCGTTTCTGGCACCAACGCGTGA